Part of the Gilliamella sp. wkB7 genome is shown below.
AGGTAACAAATGGCGGCTGTGGCAGCGATACCGCCTAAGGTAAGGGTTGTATGCCATCCCCTCTCATAATGTTTAGGATTAACGCTTTTGCCCAATCGCGCCATAACTTCAATACCAATAACATAAGCGGTTAAAAAACGCTTACCATCAATATGATATTGAACTTTATCTAATTGAACACTAGCAAATAGTGCTGATAAAATAACGGCGGATGGATGTCCACGCACATCTGAATGGACATCATCATAGTCTAAACAATGTGCTTGAAAACCATTAAATAGTGCTGCTTGCCGAGCTGTAACTAATTTTTTTTGCCCCACTAACCAAGCTTTAGCGTTGCCCCCTTCGTTGTCAATCCAATTGAGCAATCGATGGACATCGACTTCATGACGAGCTTGTAAACTACTCGCAAAATAATCAATCACACCATTGATTGCACATTCAATCGTCTTAGGATCATTAATGATGGGCGTATTTGCTATTAAAAAACTCAATTGCTGACCTAAATTCATTTTTATCTCAAAAAAATATATCACTACATAACAAATGGATCTTAGTTACCATAACGTATAAAAAGTTATAAGTTAAAGATTGTCTGGTTATATTTTAATAACTTTTAGTCATAATCTTTAGACTTTGGATATCTCTTTTTTTACTTTTAACTTATATGCTAAAATATGAGCATACCATTACATTTAACATCACAAAAAATTTAATCCACTATGTCAATTTGTTATATCGCTTTAGGTAGCAATTTGGATGATCCATTTGCACAAGCCAATCAAGCTATTACCGCATTAAAACAATTACCTGATACTCATATTTTAGCTGTTTCACCATTTTACCGTAGCAAACCATTAGGCCCTAAAGACCAAAATGACTATCTCAATGCAGTTATTAAACTGTCCACAAATTTGCCACCAATAGCTTTACTTGATGAACTGCAAGCAATCGAGAAATCGCAAGGGCGCGTTCGTAAAGACAACCGCTGGGGAGCAAGAACCTTGGATTTGGATATTTTATTGTATGATGATTTAATAATGGATAGTGATCGATTAACAATTCCTCATTACCATATGAAAAATAGAGAATTTGTTCTTTATCCACTGTTTGATGTCGCACCAGATTTAATTTTACCTGATAACGATAAACTGCTCGAGTTAGTGGTTAAATGTCCTCTCAATGGCTTAATAAAGTGGAATAATTAATTATTTTGTTTAATAACATGGGGTTGTTTTATTTTTCTCTTATTTAACGCAAAAAAAAATTAAAAAAAATTTGCCAAAGGCTAAATTATTGCTATAGTTTACCGCCTGCAAATAATCTGTACATAAGGGGATTGTTTTGAAAAAGGAACAAAAAGTAAATACCTCTTCGCTTAGCCTGCTTTCAATTGCAGGACTTGAGCCTTATAAAGAGGCAAAAGGTGAGGAGTAT
Proteins encoded:
- the folK gene encoding 2-amino-4-hydroxy-6-hydroxymethyldihydropteridine diphosphokinase; the encoded protein is MSICYIALGSNLDDPFAQANQAITALKQLPDTHILAVSPFYRSKPLGPKDQNDYLNAVIKLSTNLPPIALLDELQAIEKSQGRVRKDNRWGARTLDLDILLYDDLIMDSDRLTIPHYHMKNREFVLYPLFDVAPDLILPDNDKLLELVVKCPLNGLIKWNN